The Archangium primigenium genomic interval GCTCGCGCAGGGCCGCCTGCAACTGCTCCGCGCCGCTCTCCACCTCGGCCAGCGTCGCCTGGTACTCGTCGCGCACGGCCTCCAGCGCGCCCTGCGTCTCCAGGTGCTCGGTCACCAGCTCGGACACGCGGTCCTGTGCGAGCGACAGCGCCTCCTTCGCGCCGATCAGCTCCTCGGCGATCGCGCCCCGGGCCTCGCGCTCGCTCGTCAGCGCGTCGGTGAGGCGCGTGAGCTCGGCCTCCACCTCGGCCAGCGCGCGCGACAAGTCCTTGCGGTCCTCCTCCACGCGGCCCAGCTCCGCCTCCAGCCGCGCCACCTGGGACTCGGCGGCCGCCGTCCGGGCCATCTCCCGCGTGAGCGCCGCGGAGGACTGCTCCTTCTGCGCCGCGGCCACCTTGAGCCCCACCAGCTGGCCCTGGGTCTCCACCACCTGGGCGCGCAGCGTCGTCTCGGCGATGCGCGAGGCGCGCAGGTCGCTGTCCCGGTCCTCGTAGAGCGTCCGGGCGCGCGCGAGCGTGTCCACCTTCTGGGCGAGCACGGCGCGCAGGTGCGCCACCATCGCCTCGGCGGAGGCGCCCACCGGGGCGCGCGGCTCCACGGGCTCGGCGAAGGGATCCGTCCCCACGGGCCGGGCCGCCGCCTCGGGGAACACGGAGGCCTGGGACGCCTGCGAGGGCCGCGCGGGCGGACGCGCGGAGGGCACGGACCCCGAGGGCCGGAAGGCGGCGGTCGAGCCCGTGGGCGCACGCACCGCGGGCACGGGCGCGGTGCGACGCGGAGGCAACGGGGGCGGCGCGGCCACGGCCACCGCCTCCGGCTCCAGCAGGCTCTCGCGCAGCTCGGCGAGGGGATCCATTTCCTCTGACGACTCCATGTCCCCGTACGTTACCGCCCACGCGCCCGCTTCTCCACCGGACACGGTATCTCCCGACAACCCCGCCCTCCCGGCTGGTCTCCAGGCGTACACCTCGCGGGACGGGGGGGTGGGGAGGCGTTGGACAGTGGGCGGAAAGGCCTCGGCCGTGCCTTGCCACCCCCCGCGGTGGGTGCCAGGGTCGCCCGCCCATGGCTCAACGCTACACACTGTCCAACGGACTCACCGTCGTCTTCCAGGAGCAGCACGCCGCCCGGGTGGCCGCCTTCCAGGTGTGGGTCAAGGTCGGCAGCGCGGATGAACGTCCCGACCAGGCCGGACTCGCCCACCTGCACGAGCACATGCTCTTCAAGGGCACGGCGCGCCGCGCCCCGGGGGAGATCGCCCGCGACGTGGAGGCGCACGGCGGGGAGATCAATGCTTGGACGTCCTTCGATCAGACGGTCTACCACATCGTCATCGCCAGCCAGTTCGCCCGCATGGGGCTGGACATCCTGAGTGACGCCGTGCGCGCCTCGTCGTTCGACGCGGACGAGCTGGCGCGGGAGATCGAGGTGGTGTGCGAGGAGATCAAGCGCGGCCAGGACACGCCCGCGCGCCGCGCCTCGCGCGACCTGTTCGCCACGGTGTACCAGGAGCACCCCTACCGCCACCCCGTCATCGGCACCGCCGAGAGCGTGCGCAGCTTCACCCGGGACAAGGTGCTGGAGTTCTACCGGCGGCACTACACGCCCCGGAACCTCGTGCTCTCGGCCACCGGGGACTTCACCGAGGCGGAGCTGCGCGCGTGGGTGGAGGAGTTCTTCGGCGGCGACTGGGGCCGGCCCTTCGAGGGCGTGCTGCCGCGCGTGCGCGAGCCCGAGATGACCCGGCGCCGCATCCACCTGCGCCCGGACGAGGTGAAGGAGGCCTACCTCAACCTCGCCTTCCCCATCCCCCAGGCGGACCACCCGGACGTGCCCGCGCTGGACGCGCTCGCCATGATCGCCGGCCAGGGAGACGCCTCGCGGCTGGTGCTGGAGGTCAAGCGCAAGCGGGGCCTCGTCAATGACTTGCACGCCTACGCGTACACGCCGCGCGACCCGGGCCTGTTCGCCACGAGCCTCACCCTGCCCGCGCAGCACCTCGCCGCGGCGCTCGAGGAGACGGTGCGCGGGCTCACCGCGCTGCGCACCACCCCGGTGCCCGAGCACGAGCTGGCCACGGTGAAGTCGCTCATCGAGTCCGAGTCCATCTACCAGCGCGAGACGGTGCAGGGCGTGGCGCGCAAGCTGGGCCACTACCAGTCCGCGCAAGGCGACCTGGACGCGGAGGCGCGCTACTACGCGGCCATCGCGCGGCTGACGCCCGAGCACATCCAGGACGTGGCCCAGCGCTACCTGCGCTTCGAGCACGCCATCGTCACGGGCCTGCTGCCCCCGGGCACCGCCTTCGGCGCCGAGCACGTCACCGACATCCTCGATCGCGTGCCCCAGGAGGCGCCCGCCGAGGCCCCGCCCCGGCGCGTGCCGCCCCCCCCGCCCACGCCCGCGCCCCGAGCGCCCCCGCCCCGGGACACCGCGGGCCGCGTGGTGGAGGAGCGCCTGCCGTCGGGCGCGCGCATCCTCGTGCGCCAGGAGCACGCCGTGCCGCTCGTCGCCCTGCGCGCCGTGTTTCCCGGCGGCCTGCGCTACGAGACGGCGGAGACCAACGGCCTGACCACCCTGCTCGCGCGCACCCTCACGCGCGGCACGCCCTCGCATGACGCCGAGGAAATCTCCCACCTCATCGACGGCTTCGCCGGCTCGCTCTCGGGCCAGGGGGGCCGCAACTCGGTGGGCATGCGGGGCGAGGTCCTCGCGCGCCACTTCGCGCCCGCCTTCCGCCTCTTCGCCGAGTGCCTCAACCAGCCGCTCTTCCCCGAGGCCGAGGTGGCGCGCGAGCGCGCCCTGCTCCTGCAGGACATCCTCACGCGCGAGGACAAGCCCAGCGGCGTGGCGTTCGACCTGTTCGGCCGCACGCTCTTCCACACGCACCCCTACCGGCTGCCGGGCCTCGGCGAGCAGGCCTCGGTGGAGCGCCTGGGGCCGGACACCCTGCGCGCCTACCACGCCGCGCACATGGACCCGTCCCAGCTCACCCTGAGCGTGGTGGGCGACGTGGCGGTGGACGAGGTGCTCGCGCTCGCGCACGAGGCCTTTGGCGCCTCCCGGGGCCAGGCCCGACCCCCGCCCCACGTCCCGCCCGAGTCGCCCCCCACGGCGCCCCGCCAGGACAAGCGCCAGCTCGCGCGCGCCCAGGCACACCTGGTGCTGGGCTTCCCCGGCGTGCGGCTGGACGATCCGCGGCGGCACGCGCTGGAGGTGCTCTCCACGCTGCTCAGCGGCCAGGGCGGACGGCTCTTCGTGGAGCTGCGTGACAAGCGCTCCATGGCCTACAGCATCAGCAGCTTCTCGGTGGAGGGCGTGGACCCGGGCTACTTCGCCGTCTACATGGGCACGAGCCCGGAGAAGCTGGACGCGGCGCTGGAGGGCATCCGCGCGGAGCTCACCCGCGTGCGCGACGAGCCCATGACCGAGGCCGAGCTCACCCGCGCCCGGCGGCACCTCATCGGCACGCACGAGATTGGCCTGCAGCGCAACAGCGCGCGCGCCGCGCTGCTCGCGCTGGACGCGTGCTACGGCCTGGGCCAGGAGAACTTCCAGCACTACGCCGAGCGCGTGGCGGCGGTGACGGCCGAGGACGTGCGCGCGGTGGCCCGCCAGCTCATCGACTTCGAGCGGAGCGCGCTCGCGGTTGTCGGGCCCTGAAGCCGGCCCCTGAAGCCGGGCCCTGAAAAGACGACTCCCCCCTCCCGGTGACGGGAGGAGGGAGCGGGGAGACCGGGCCTCGGTGCGAGGCCCGGCGAACCGGGAGGACTTCGGGGCCTACTCGCTGCAGGCCTCGGAGTTCTCGTGACGGCACTCGTGGAGGTTGCGCGGCACCTCCAGCCAGGAGATGTCCGGCGTCACGTTCTTCTGCGAGCCGAGCTTCTCCGTCTCCACCGCCATGCCCGGAGCGGACAGGGCGACCTCGTAGCGGATGCCGCCCGTCTTGGACAGGGCGACGATCGGCGCCGGCTCGCCCGGAGGCGCGGTGGTGGGACGGCCACGGCCGCGGATCCAACCCGTGCCGCCCGCGCCGAGATCCAACCGGAAGCCCGCCGCCTGATCCGGCAGACCCGTGATGGCATCCGCCTGCCAGGCGTAGGACATGTCACCCGGACCACTCAGCGAGCAGGCCGCCGCGCCCACGCCGTCCGCCGGAGCGAACGAGGACCAGAACACCACGCCGGCGAGCACCGTGGAGCCCGACGCGGTGCGCTCGGTGGCCTTGTTGTCGTACTTCATGAACCAGCCCGCCGACTCGGAGCCCGCGGACTTGAGCTTGGGCAGATCCGACGCGCTCAGGTAGCGCTGCTCGACGCCGGACGCGTCCTTGAACGTCTTGTAGAGCTCCTTGGGAATCGTCACGTCCACGAGCGAGCAGTTGATGCCCTCGCACGAGACGCCCTGCTTGTCCGTCACGCGCGTCTTGTCGAAGGCCACCGCGGAGATGGAGTCCTTGAAGGTGCGCTTGGCGCCACCGTAGGCGTGGAAGCCGAAGTAGCTGTTGCCGCCCACGGTCCACTGCTCCTCGGGGTTGAGCTTGAGGTCGGACTTGAACGACGGCAGCGTCGAGCTCGTGCAGCTCCACACGCCGCTCTTCACCGAGCACGAGGTGCCGGCGCTGAACGACGTCTTGTCCGAGCTGCCCACGGGGTAGGAACCCGAGCCCGGGGACGTGGCGTTGGGGCACGAGATGGTGAGGTTGGTGAGCGTGCGGCTGGTGTTGCTGCACGCCTCCACCGCGGAGTCGCTCTTCCACGTCTCCTTGTTCACCTGGAGCACGCCCGCCACGTACTTGATCTCCGTGGTGCGCTCCTGGCCATTGACCTTGGACACGAACGTCTCGTCCACGTTGCACTTGAGGCGCAGGCAGGCCACCAGGTTCTGCGGGCTGCAGCCCGTGCTGGGCATGGCACGCATGTGCTGGCGGTCACCCGTTCCCAGGAAGCTGCGCAGCCACCCCGTGTCCGGCTGGAGCACGGTGGAGGCCATGTGGAAGAACGGCGCCTTCTCGAAGGCGTTGGGCGAACCGAACGCCGAGCCATCCTGGCGCTGCACCTCGAGCGAGCGCGCACCGAACCAGTTGCTCACCGTGCCGGTGCCCGTGTCGAGCACGCCCGGCTCGTGCATGCGGAACGTCCACACCTGACCGCCCATGTCGCCGACGATCATCGTGTCGAAGAAGCCGTCCAGGTCACGCTGCACGCCCTTGGCCTCGCCCACGTCGATGAGCGCGGGCGCGGCCACCACCGGCATCATCTGGTTGAGCACCGTCTGGTAGTCGGAGCCGCCCGCGCCGGGACGCGCCTCCGCGGACCAGACCTTGTTGCCCGTCCAGGCATCCACCATGTACACGCCGCGGCCACGCGAGAGGTCCGGGCTGTAGCCGCCGTTGAGCACGGCCACCCAGCGCTCGTCCCAGCCGCGCGCGTTGGACGCATCCGTGCTCTTGATCCGCACCGGGCCAATGGGAGGCGGCTTGGGCGCGAAGTTGGACCACGACTGGCCCACGCTCAGCGACTCGGGATCGCACGCGTTCGGGAACATCCAGCGGAAGGGCTTGTGCCCGCCCGAGGGATTGCGCACCGCCTCGAGCATGAGGCGCGGATCCGTCACGTCCAGCGCCGTGTAGCGATCGCCACCGCTGCGCTCGCCCACGACGGCGACGGTGCGGAACTCGTCCCACTGCTTCTTGCCGTCGGCCTTGTTCACGCCGTCGGCCCAGATGTCACGCACCATGGCGGTGCCATCCACGAAGTAGTGGTGGTTGCGCGACGCGCCGAGCTGCAGGGACAGCTTGGCCGTCAGGTCCGGCGGGATGAAGGCCCACATCTCCTGGCCCGAGCCGATGTCGTGCAGGTCGTCCAGCACGCCCTTCTCCTGCCAGTCCGGCTTGCCGTTGCCGTTCTCGTCGGCGCTGTCGGGCAGGGCCGAGCCCACGTGGATGGCGTGCAGCATGCCCGCGTTGGAGCCCACCAGCACGATGCGCTCACGCTTCTGCCGCTCCTTGCGGTAGCGGTCGTAGGAGCCGTAGCGGTACTCGGCGCCGGACGAGTCGGTGTCCTTCTCCAAGGGCGTGCGGGCGTAGCAGCTCTTGCCCCCACCCCCCGCGCCGCACAGCGCCTCCGAGGACACGGACGAGGAGAAGTCGTCGTAGAGCGTGGACACGCACTGGCTGCTCAGGCCCAGGTTGCACAAGAACGGCTCCACGGGCGGCTCCACCGTGACGGGCGTGGAGTGGAAGATGTCCGCGAGCTTGCAGGACTTCTTGCCCGTCTTGTCATCCGCGCACGGACGCTCCTTGTACTTGAACACGGAGCCGGTCCCGGTGAGCTCCTTGCCGGCGTAGTCCAGACCGCGCACGTGGTTGATGAGCAGCTCCACGCACTGGTCGCGCTGCGCGTTGGTGAGCGTGGTGGACGAGGCGTCCTCGCCAATCGAGTTGAGCAGCGGCGCGCAGAAGTCATCGCCGCCCGCGAGCAGCGCCGGCTTGAGCAGGGCCATGTTGTCCGTATGGAATTCCACGGGCGGGTTGTCCGCATCGGTGAACTTGCCATCGTTGTTGCGGTCCACGACCGTGAAGATGCAGCGGCCACTGTCGGCCCCCAGCGGGTTGGACAGGTCGCACTTCTTGGCCGCCTTGCGCGCGCCGAGCGTCTCGCCCAGATCCCAGAAGGGAATGGCCGCCGAGCCCTTCTCGACCCGGCCGTCCTCCAGCTTCGTGGCCGTGATCACCTTCACCCAGATGCCGTCGGTGTTCTCCTGGACGATGTTGTTGATGGAGAAGTCGCTCGCCTGGGGCACCAGGCCCTTCAGCTTCGTGGGCTTGTCCACGTAGAACGAGTCCTCGCAGTCCCCGTCCTCGTTGAGGTCGAACGGGATCTTCCCGTCCTTCTTCTTGGCGACATCGCAGCCCTGGGCGAACTCGCTGAAGAAGAAGAAGCGGAAGAGGTGGCCCTCGTAGGGACGGCCCATGCGCGGCACGAAGCGCGGCACGTACACGGAGGACTGACCGCCCGTCTGCACGCTGGCGATGTTGGCCGTGGCGAACGACGTGGACAGCTGGCGGATCTCGCCCAGCACCTCGTTGATGCGGCTCTTGAGGTCGTCGGTGTTGTCCGCGCGGAAGAACTTGCCGTTGCCCGCCAGCGCGATGCTCTGCAGCATCACGCCCGTGTCCTCGAGCAGCTTGCCGGTGACGGAGTCGCGGCGCTCGCCGAAGCCGATGGTGAACGTGCGGATGGTCTGCTTGCCCGCCATGTCCTCGCGCAGGTCGGTGTTGGCCAGGAAGAAGGCCACGTCGTCCATGAAGTTCTTGTTGCCCACGCCCAGACCCGTGGGCCAGTTCCAGTACTCGTAGCCGTAGTCACAGACCGTCTTCGGGTACAGCTTGCCCTCCGGGTCACCCGGGATGGGGAACTGGTCGCAGTAGTTGATGCCGCCCACGTCCGGGCTCGTCTTCGGATTGAGGCTGTTGAACTGGACCAGCGACCCGTCGGTCACGTGCCGCGCCTTGTTCTTGGTGAGGATCTCCATCATCTTCGTGATGGGCACGGTGTTGTCGTACTTGGGCGCGCCGTCCGCGATGACGATGACCGAGTTGACTTGGCACTCGCTGCACACCAGCTTCTCCTCGGGGTTCCACGGCTCCCAGGGCTGACCGGGCAGCCACACGCCGTTGTAGACCTGCGGCTCCTTGAGCCACTCGTCCTTGGCCGAGCCGTACGCAAAGCCCTCCTGGCCCGTGTTCGGGTTGTCCTCGGTGCCGCCGTTGCAGCAGCCCGGCCAGCCGTAGCCCGGGTTGATGCTCTGCTGGAACCACTTCTCCCACGTGTTGAAGGCCGTCTGGCGCTTGGTGGAGGAGAAGTAGCCACCGAGGCCGAACAGCGCCTCACCGATGGCGCGCTCGTCGTGGCGGTACTCCAGGTTGTTGATGGCGGTCTTGAGCGTCGCGGTGTCGCTGTCGGTGAGCTCGAAATCCGGCGCGGCCTTGCTGCAGTTGGGGTGCATACGCGCGAGGATCTCCGGCGGGTCGTACCAGCCGTGATCCTTGCCGAAGGTGGCCAGGCCCACGCGCACCGGCTGCTTGGAGCTGATGATGTCCTTGATCACCTTGCGGGTGATGACGAACTTGGGCGGACGCAGGTTGAGCGCGCCCCCCTTGAGGATCCACTTGCGGTTGGCCTCGGCGGGCAGCGGCGGCTCGTACCATCCGCGCGAGGGGCTGTTCATGGTGCCCGTCGTCTTGGCGGACACGATGGGGCCACGCCACCAGCCCACGCTCGTCAGACACGCCTTGCACTCGTTGAGCACCGCCGAGCCGCTGTAGACGTTCTCCCAGCCAAGCACCTGCCAGCAGGCGGTCTCGATGTCCGAGGTGGGGTCGAGCTGCTTGAAGCTCACGGTGAGCGAGTACGGCGCCTCCTTCACCTGCCAGCCGATGCGCCGACCACGCGAGTGGTAGAACTTGGTGGGGTCGAAGAACGGAGAATTGAGCCCCTCGGTGTCGTAGACGTTCTTGCCGTTGAGCGTGGGCTCCGTGCTGTCCTTCTTGAACCAGTCCATCGCCTTGACGAGTTCCGAGTCCGTGCAGCCCGTGCGCAGCATGTGGCCCGAGGGACCATCGCCGCCCAGGTCACCCGGGTTCTTGGCGGGCGGGGGGGCCGGGGCCTTAGTGTCGTAGACCTCGGGCAGGTA includes:
- a CDS encoding M16 family metallopeptidase yields the protein MAQRYTLSNGLTVVFQEQHAARVAAFQVWVKVGSADERPDQAGLAHLHEHMLFKGTARRAPGEIARDVEAHGGEINAWTSFDQTVYHIVIASQFARMGLDILSDAVRASSFDADELAREIEVVCEEIKRGQDTPARRASRDLFATVYQEHPYRHPVIGTAESVRSFTRDKVLEFYRRHYTPRNLVLSATGDFTEAELRAWVEEFFGGDWGRPFEGVLPRVREPEMTRRRIHLRPDEVKEAYLNLAFPIPQADHPDVPALDALAMIAGQGDASRLVLEVKRKRGLVNDLHAYAYTPRDPGLFATSLTLPAQHLAAALEETVRGLTALRTTPVPEHELATVKSLIESESIYQRETVQGVARKLGHYQSAQGDLDAEARYYAAIARLTPEHIQDVAQRYLRFEHAIVTGLLPPGTAFGAEHVTDILDRVPQEAPAEAPPRRVPPPPPTPAPRAPPPRDTAGRVVEERLPSGARILVRQEHAVPLVALRAVFPGGLRYETAETNGLTTLLARTLTRGTPSHDAEEISHLIDGFAGSLSGQGGRNSVGMRGEVLARHFAPAFRLFAECLNQPLFPEAEVARERALLLQDILTREDKPSGVAFDLFGRTLFHTHPYRLPGLGEQASVERLGPDTLRAYHAAHMDPSQLTLSVVGDVAVDEVLALAHEAFGASRGQARPPPHVPPESPPTAPRQDKRQLARAQAHLVLGFPGVRLDDPRRHALEVLSTLLSGQGGRLFVELRDKRSMAYSISSFSVEGVDPGYFAVYMGTSPEKLDAALEGIRAELTRVRDEPMTEAELTRARRHLIGTHEIGLQRNSARAALLALDACYGLGQENFQHYAERVAAVTAEDVRAVARQLIDFERSALAVVGP